A genomic window from Triticum urartu cultivar G1812 chromosome 7, Tu2.1, whole genome shotgun sequence includes:
- the LOC125523119 gene encoding uncharacterized protein LOC125523119, whose product MALIDWIELSDDAEIIELSSSEENVEEYQEASTQSNSAQHQATLHDDQTMFVTEGERREEATESGNAEEATASSSVTEKESGNPEEATVSETCPHTPTAVVTPKESGNPDEATVSQTCPHTTTAVTFPGPDPLSPKALTFQACVAKPRRAKAKRRRKLFHADTPWTWRSPRLEDKHKGRRRPVEELAVERKASAMPEEEEQKNTSARSRRKCKVFGKRCNLGR is encoded by the exons ATGGCGCTGATCGATTGGATAGAACTGAGTGATGATGCAGAGATTATTGAATTGAGCAGTAGCGAGGAGAATGTCGAAGAATATCAGGAAGCTTCCACACAGAGCAACTCAGCTCAGCACCAAGCTACATTGCATGATGATCAGACCATGTTTGTCACAGAAGGTGAACGAAGGGAAGAGGCTACCGAATCTGGAAATGCAGAGGAAGCTACTGCATCCTCCTCCGTTACTGAAAAAGAGTCTGGAAATCCAGAGGAAGCTACTGTATCAGAGACTTGTCCTCACACTCCAACAGCCGTTGTTACTCCAAAAGAGTCCGGAAATCCAGATGAAGCTACTGTATCACAAACTTGTCCTCACACTACAACAGCTGTGACGTTCCCCG GACCTGATCCCCTCTCTCCGAAGGCTCTGACTTTTCAAGCCTGTGTCGCCAAGCCGCGGAGAGCGAAGGCGAAACGTCGCAGGAAGCTCTTCCACGCCGATACACCTTGGACTTGGAGGAGCCCTAGGCTTGAAGACAAGCATAAAGGTCGTAGAAGGCCCGTGGAAGAGCTGGCAGTTGAGCGCAAGGCTTCTGCCATGCCGGAAGAAGAAGAACAGAAGAACACCTCGGCTAGGAGCCGGAGGAAATGCAAGGTGTTCGGCAAACGGTGTAACCTCGGCAGATAG